AACGAAACATCTACagaattaatttatatactctATTAAGCAACAAATAAATTACTGATCGGAACGCCCTGCGACCGCATTGAATACCGTCGTTTGAGGCCCACTCCGTTTGCCTGGCGCAGGAGCTCGTATGTCACTTCCCCCCCACCCACCATCACCATGCTTAGCAGGTGGCGTCGTGGGATTCCACCGGTTGTCATCTGTATCTCGTCCAGCTGCGGGCGCGCAAGGTACGGTTCTGCAAGCATTGCTGCGAGTCCCGGGCCCAGGTGCTGCTGGCTCTGAATGtgcatttcctcctcgtAGGAAACAACAATAACGAGTTTCAGGGCATTTCGCGAGGGTGGATATGCCGGGATATTCCGAAGTTTCTGGGAAAAGGTGCATCCCCCGCGCTTTATCACAAGCACTTGGTGAGATTGCGCAATGTCACGGGTAATGCGCTGATCACAAAGGTTACCAGCCATGTAGATGTCAGACCAGGAGAGCCGGGCTTGAGACGCTCCACCAGTGACCGACACAAGAGGCGTATCGTCCACATCTGGGAGGGGACCCGAACCTAGCCCTGTGGCAACTGCCgcggggatggggaggcGGGTAGAAAGTGTATTTTTTGCAGACGGGGAAGGCGTGTAGAGCTGGTCAACCTCATCTCGCCACAATGACGACACAGAACTGACTAGAGATGACAGGACGTCCTTCATGTTAGACACTGAGGCGTCTATTGGCGCCGGGTCTTTGCCTTCGTCTGCGGATGACGTAGTGGTGATGACTCGCTGCTGTCCTCCATTTCCAGTCGTAGGAGATTCTCGACCATCATTAGAATCATTTCGTTGGTTGAAGTTTTCTGAGAGAACGTCAATGACCAGGTCAATCATCGCGGGATCGCGCATCCGTGTGAAATTCGGATCCCCAGGATCTAGGACATCAAATGTGATTTCCCTGAGGAGGTATACCTTCTCATCCTTTCCCAATGGTACGCCATTGACTACCTGCACTCTAAATTCGCTCTCTTCCGCACTAAAAGCGGATGCGTCCTTGATCATGCTCATACGCAAGCCACCGATGGTTTTGACAAGGATGCCATCCCGGACCCGTTCCAGTGAGCCAGGTCCGTAGGCCATTCCAGGTACAGCTGGAAACGATATGTCCAGAGTAGGACGAATAGTCATGGCTGAACTCGTTCCGTTGAACGGCACCAACTCTGGTGGCAAAGTCCAAGGAAAGAAAGTATAGTTCGTTGGCGAAGTCAAATCAGCGATTGTAACTCCAGGGCGATCTTTTGCTGGCCTTTCCAAAGATCCTTCCGGTGGACCACGACTCGGCATCAAGTCGAGTCGAGCCAAATTTGCAGCGTGGAAAACGTCCGGACGAGCCGCAGTTGACGATAGCCCAAACGTTGGTGGCGATGGAGCAATAGGGCAAACTAGCTCACCTGAAAGCCCATTTTTATGGGACTCCTTTGTTTTGCGCTGGGACTGGGCTGAATATGTGCTCTCTGGAACAACCAGGGGATGACCCTCGGTACTAAAAACGAACGGCCGATCTAGGTGGTTTAGGGGATGCTCAGGGTGATACAGCAAAAACATATACTTGGCTGTCTCGCCAAGGAAAAAACTCTCCATGCGGTCACTCAACTCGCCGTTGCGGACGTCCTGGAGTCCAGCCCAGCCGCACTTTGTCCAGCAACGGCGTTTAATGTCTCGCAACACCATCTCACCAACGTGCAAATACCAAGGGTCCTTCGTAGCTTGATAAAGATAGAACGTCGACTCTATGAACTCCGGCCGTCCGCCATACCATCCGAGGTCACCCTCGACGTTCCCTGTGGCAACATTCCATCTTTCAGGAAGCCCAGAGAAACGATTCCAGATAGCGGTCGTAAGCAGATGGATCCCTATCGCCTCGTCCAGTTCTCCTGCTAACGAAAGAAGGCCTGGGAAGAAGGCACTCAGGCTGTCGATCCAAAAGGCCCGGGTGGCGCCGGTAAAGATATCTCCCTGTATCAAGTGCGGATGTTGGTAACCTTCGCCACGGTAAAGATGGCGTCTTATTGATGAGTGTGAGTCCTCCCAGACCTGCAGGAATGCCTCGGGCGAATGTTCGTATTCGCTAAGCGGAACAAAGTAATCATCGAGAATATGCCACGGGCTGCTGTTATTAGAACCCGGCGGCTCTCCGGAAGATAGGAGGACATATGACTTGAATGCGTATTCAAAAAAGCTGTCAATCCCGGCACCAATCTGTACAATCACAACGTTAGCTTGCCGTGCGAAACTGAGCAAGGAAGAGCGTCGTACACCAGTGAAAGGGGCAACCCATTTGCCAGACTCTGCGTCAATGCCCGCGCCAATTAATCCAATATCACTTCTTCGATGCCATACCGCCCAAAAAGCCCTCTTCGCTAATTCCTCGTAGCGGCCGTCTCCAGTGAGTCTGCTCAAAACAGTGAATTCTAAAACGAGACtgcctgcgcctgcgctgCAAGTTTCCGTGACCTCCGGTGATGAGGCCACGCAAACATCATTATCTCTGCCGCCACATCCATGTGTGGTGTCCGCATTCAATGGCGAGTTGGCGTAGAATGGCTGTTTATGTACTCCGTGCCGCAGATTTACCCGGGGGTAGGGAAGGCCAGTGTCGGTATAGAAAGCCGGGAGAATACGATTTGCCAAATCAACGGCAAGTCTAAGGAATTGGCCGTCGTACACAAACTCATTGTTCCAGCTTATTCCTCTATTCTCGCCGGCGAAGGATGCCTTGTCCCAGGCTTTCGCATATGCCGCCTCTGCGGGGGGCGGGCTATATCGGGTTATAGGAAGGTCACCGACGGCAAAGAGATGCGAGCTCAACAGCCCACCTATGAAGTCAACGTTAGAAGGGGATATAATTTCATTTGAGTGGGCAGGGAGACCAGCCGCGTACCCAGTCCGCGAATGACAGTCTCAAAGACCTGGACTTTGCTATCCATGTCAAATCCTCGACTACGTTCGCCCTGTCCCGCAGGGCCATTAGAACCATCCCCATATAGCCTCACAAAGTCCTTTATTCCATCCTGGAAGTATCCGAAGGCCTTTTGTCCATCATCCGGGCTGGAGGACAAAATGGCCAGCGTTGACAGGCTATCAATCAGAGTCAGGGAATAGTTTCCCAAAACATCATTAAGCTCGGCGTGGCCAGGATTCTTTCGATCGCGGACGAGCGGTTGGCAGGAGAGAGGACGTAGTTCGTCTTCGGGAAAGGCGTGTTCGAGGTAGTTTTCAAACCCATGGTAGAACATCTGTTCTGTCTCGATCCTAGCAATCCCCAGGCAATTCAGTTAGTTTCATGGCAccaaaagaaaatgaaaTTCAGAAGTAATAATTTGGATATAGACACACCTCAGACTCCTAATTTGATCAAATTTCATCCCCTGAGTCGCAGAAATCCATAGCGACAGAATAAAGATCCAACCCATCATCCACGCTGAACAGACGGACATTTGTGGTCTCCCACATCCTGAGCGCATTACCGCAAAAGCGAACCGGCCGCAGACGGCATGAGAGTGCAGCGGCGACGAATCAAAAATAATATCGTTCGCGTCGGTGGCCCTGGTTTCTTGCTCGAAGTTCCCTCGGAATCACGGCTGGACGCAACAATGTGAATATGCTTgttgggaagaagaacgagaCTGCACGTGAGCTCGAATCCGAGGACCAAATGATCTCCCGCTCCGATCTACAAAAAGGCGCATGCGATATTCATCACACAATACGTAATTTGACGTTAATCTAAGACCAAATTATCCTTGTAACCATCTTTATCTATTGCTTGACTAGAGTTCTGACTAGAGTTCCAAGCGGAAGACAGGCCTCATAGCAAATCCCCCAAATTCCCTAACGCCAATCAACCCTGCCCTTCGTCGGCGCACAAAATGCCTCTTATAACTAAAGATATCGTGGTAGAGAACACTGTGCCCCTCACACCGACAAGAAGGTAAAGAGCACATAAAAAACACGACCGCGGGTCCTTTGTCACTGCGAATATCTTGCTAGTGATCTGGGTTGTGCTTCGACAACATAGTCAATGCCGTCGTCAGATATATAACTTGGTGGCCGGCGTCCATGAGTCTTGCGGTGCAAACTTTCCTCGGCCCTCTCAATGTCAGAGATAGGTGGGTGGTTGTCGACACGTTGCCAGTAGAGTAAGTCAGGATTTAGCCTCTGCGCGCAGGTTAGTGGTGTGCTGCTCTCTGTTATCATTCATGGTATAACCACTTACCACACTACTTCTCCATAGTCCGTACGCTGGCGGTGGAGTAGCTATCTTCATGGCGGGAATTGTGCGACTTTCAGCGAGGTGCTCTTCATCCCCTGCCATGGTAACAAAGATAGGCTGTTCTGGCTGGGCATAACCAGTAGCCTCCGCCGTACCTATTTGCAGTATAGGTTCGGTGGCGTGGTTCGGAAATTGATAGACCGCCACAATCAAGCGACATAGAGAATGGCACCAAACAACCCCAAGGGTTAAAAGTATGAAGGTCAAAACAATGTAAAGCCAAGGCCCATGGATAGCGcggacaacaacaaaagcAATATCTAGGCATGTCAGTACCATCAGAACTGAAATCTTCGGACAGCACCTTACAGATAGAGATATTTATCAGAAGAAGGACTGTGGAGAAGGTTAAATTGAATAATTTCCAACGAATGGTCTGGTCTTTGATCATCGAGGTACAAGACCGCGCGCGGAGTGTTCTTTGAGGTTGTACATCCTGTGCATCTTCACTCGGGGAGTCGACCGGCTCACGGTCATTGTTTCGGGAGCTGAATGTTGAGGTACCAGTTTCAGCtaaaaaagaagataaaCGAATGGAGGTGGTGGTCCCCGGAGCGAAATGCGACGACATCGGTGGGCTTGGAATCAACGAGAGTGACAATATCTGCATTCAGTGGTCGCCTCGTATGTATCTCAGATCAGATTCGAACTTAGGTTTTAATCTCGATATACTGTGGAGCGTCAAATTATCGCGCATGATCAGAGTTGGTTGCGACGTGAGGTATTCCAATACTCTCCAATGAACCACCTGGAGAAGGTGCGCCTGGCTAAACTTGTCAGAGGTGTCCATACCATCGATATTTAAAGGATGAGTATATAAAAGAGAAGTTTGCCGCACAAAAACCATTTCAAAGCAGCACCAGTGTTTTTGACCGTCTCCGGCGTTCGGGAATCAGTATGTATGTCCTGTAGACGGGTTTGTAGACAAATTTCCGCATCCGTCGCAAAACACGCGACATGGCAGCTTTCATAACCCACAAAACCAGCATGACAGTTGAAATGGTGGCGCAGA
The nucleotide sequence above comes from Aspergillus puulaauensis MK2 DNA, chromosome 3, nearly complete sequence. Encoded proteins:
- the MNL1 gene encoding glycoside hydrolase family 47 protein (CAZy:GH47;~COG:G;~EggNog:ENOG410PHKG;~InterPro:IPR036026,IPR001382;~PFAM:PF01532;~SECRETED:SignalP(1-33);~TransMembrane:1 (i12-30o);~go_component: GO:0016020 - membrane [Evidence IEA];~go_function: GO:0004571 - mannosyl-oligosaccharide 1,2-alpha-mannosidase activity [Evidence IEA];~go_function: GO:0005509 - calcium ion binding [Evidence IEA]), coding for MRSGCGRPQMSVCSAWMMGWIFILSLWISATQGMKFDQIRSLRIETEQMFYHGFENYLEHAFPEDELRPLSCQPLVRDRKNPGHAELNDVLGNYSLTLIDSLSTLAILSSSPDDGQKAFGYFQDGIKDFVRLYGDGSNGPAGQGERSRGFDMDSKVQVFETVIRGLGGLLSSHLFAVGDLPITRYSPPPAEAAYAKAWDKASFAGENRGISWNNEFVYDGQFLRLAVDLANRILPAFYTDTGLPYPRVNLRHGVHKQPFYANSPLNADTTHGCGGRDNDVCVASSPEVTETCSAGAGSLVLEFTVLSRLTGDGRYEELAKRAFWAVWHRRSDIGLIGAGIDAESGKWVAPFTGIGAGIDSFFEYAFKSYVLLSSGEPPGSNNSSPWHILDDYFVPLSEYEHSPEAFLQVWEDSHSSIRRHLYRGEGYQHPHLIQGDIFTGATRAFWIDSLSAFFPGLLSLAGELDEAIGIHLLTTAIWNRFSGLPERWNVATGNVEGDLGWYGGRPEFIESTFYLYQATKDPWYLHVGEMVLRDIKRRCWTKCGWAGLQDVRNGELSDRMESFFLGETAKYMFLLYHPEHPLNHLDRPFVFSTEGHPLVVPESTYSAQSQRKTKESHKNGLSGELVCPIAPSPPTFGLSSTAARPDVFHAANLARLDLMPSRGPPEGSLERPAKDRPGVTIADLTSPTNYTFFPWTLPPELVPFNGTSSAMTIRPTLDISFPAVPGMAYGPGSLERVRDGILVKTIGGLRMSMIKDASAFSAEESEFRVQVVNGVPLGKDEKVYLLREITFDVLDPGDPNFTRMRDPAMIDLVIDVLSENFNQRNDSNDGRESPTTGNGGQQRVITTTSSADEGKDPAPIDASVSNMKDVLSSLVSSVSSLWRDEVDQLYTPSPSAKNTLSTRLPIPAAVATGLGSGPLPDVDDTPLVSVTGGASQARLSWSDIYMAGNLCDQRITRDIAQSHQVLVIKRGGCTFSQKLRNIPAYPPSRNALKLVIVVSYEEEMHIQSQQHLGPGLAAMLAEPYLARPQLDEIQMTTGGIPRRHLLSMVMVGGGEVTYELLRQANGVGLKRRYSMRSQGVPISNLFVA
- a CDS encoding uncharacterized protein (COG:S;~EggNog:ENOG410PQPK;~TransMembrane:2 (i84-107o113-135i)) codes for the protein MQILSLSLIPSPPMSSHFAPGTTTSIRLSSFLAETGTSTFSSRNNDREPVDSPSEDAQDVQPQRTLRARSCTSMIKDQTIRWKLFNLTFSTVLLLINISIYIAFVVVRAIHGPWLYIVLTFILLTLGVVWCHSLCRLIVAVYQFPNHATEPILQIGTAEATGYAQPEQPIFVTMAGDEEHLAESRTIPAMKIATPPPAYGLWRSSVRLNPDLLYWQRVDNHPPISDIERAEESLHRKTHGRRPPSYISDDGIDYVVEAQPRSLARYSQ